The Prochlorococcus sp. MIT 1341 genomic interval CGCTGCGTATGACGCAATGGGAGTCCGCCCAGGTGGAACTGTTACTCGGAAGGATTTGCAGGTTGATTTGGAGTCAATTTATGCAACTGGGTGGTTTTCTGGTGTTCGTATTGAGCCAGTCAACGGGCCATTAGGAGTTCAGCTCCTAGTAAAGGTCCAGCCGAACCCTATTCTTACAAAAGTTGAATTAGATATAGAAGATCCTAGGCTCCCTGAAGAAACTATAGATCAGATATTTTTAGCTGAATATGGACGTACTTTAAATCTGAATTCATTGCAATTAAGAATGAAGGACTTGCAGAAATGGTATCTAGGCGAAGGTTACTCCTTGGCAAGGATAACTGGCCCAAATCGTGTAACTTCTAATGGAGTTGTTCAATTAAAAGTTTTAGAAGGCTCTGTTTCAAATGTTGAAATTCAGTTCTTAAATAAAGAGGGTGATTCGCTAGATGAGAACGGAAATAAAATCGGAGGCAAGACAAAACCTTGGGTTATTAAACGAGAGATATCAATTAAACCAGGTGAGACATTCAATAGAAATCAACTTGAGGCTGATATTAAGCGTCTTTATGGGACTTCTCTTTTTAGTGATGTAAAGGTGACTCTTAAGCCTGTTCCAGGGGAGCCCGGAACTGTTGTTATTCTTTTAGGAATTATTGAACAGTCGACTGGGTCTTTGTCAGGGGGACTTGGCTATAGCGGAGCACAAGGACTCTTTGGTACAATTGGCTTACAAGAAAGCAATCTTTTTGGAAGATCTTGGAGTGCCTCCACAAACTTTACCTATGGTCAATACGGGGGATTGGTAGATTTAACGTATGCAGATCCATGGATAAAGGGTGATCCTTATAGGACTTCTGTTAGGACTTCAGTATTCTTAAGTAGAGATGTTCCTCAGGCATTTAGGAGTAAAGAGCATGGCAACATTCGTGGTGTCTCTGATTATTATAATGCTGACTCGACCTATGCTTATGAAGTGGGCACTGATGCACATGGACGGACTAAATATAATTCAGTAGGAGAAGCTAAAATTAATGATGGTAATGTTAGCTGGTTTGATTATGAAGGTAATGCTGTAGCCCTCCAGAGAACTGGAGGGAACCTAGTTTTTACTAGGCCATTAAACAATGGCAATCCTTATAAGAGGGTGCCATGGACAATTTTTGCTGGCCTTAATGCACAAATAGTTGAGCCTATTGCGTTCTCTGGCGAATCACGTCCTTACGGGGTAGGCACTCGAGATAGAAAAGATAAAAAGGTTCCTAATGGGGATGTTATTTGCATAGCTTTTAACTGTGCTAGAGAAAATCAATTAATAGGACTAAGAACAGGTGCTACATACAACACTTTGAATGATTCAAAAAATCCAACATCTGGAGATGTGTTTAGTTTTGGAACACAGCAATATCTATCGGTAGGGGAAAGTTCACCTACTTTTAACAGGGCTCGAGTTGGTTATACGCGCTTTTTTCCAGTTAATTGGTTGAAAATTCATAAAGGTTGTCGACCTAAGCGTGGTGAAAAGGCTGATTGCCCTCAAGCCATAGGTTTTCAGGTAAAAGGAGGCTCCATTTTCGGACAATTACCTCCTTATGAGGCCTTTTGTATGGGTGGAGGGAATTCAGTCAGAGGTTGGCATAATTGCGACTTGGCAGTTG includes:
- a CDS encoding BamA/TamA family outer membrane protein, producing the protein MERSSSTRSLKAFRKGLFGLVLTLPVFLLTDHSKSAEKAIHSHAIEAHPVETDLEKGKLLLANDQETTQKIDAEPQRGQKGDDLDQPDEPTVLITEVIIEGIGDHPERDRLQLAAYDAMGVRPGGTVTRKDLQVDLESIYATGWFSGVRIEPVNGPLGVQLLVKVQPNPILTKVELDIEDPRLPEETIDQIFLAEYGRTLNLNSLQLRMKDLQKWYLGEGYSLARITGPNRVTSNGVVQLKVLEGSVSNVEIQFLNKEGDSLDENGNKIGGKTKPWVIKREISIKPGETFNRNQLEADIKRLYGTSLFSDVKVTLKPVPGEPGTVVILLGIIEQSTGSLSGGLGYSGAQGLFGTIGLQESNLFGRSWSASTNFTYGQYGGLVDLTYADPWIKGDPYRTSVRTSVFLSRDVPQAFRSKEHGNIRGVSDYYNADSTYAYEVGTDAHGRTKYNSVGEAKINDGNVSWFDYEGNAVALQRTGGNLVFTRPLNNGNPYKRVPWTIFAGLNAQIVEPIAFSGESRPYGVGTRDRKDKKVPNGDVICIAFNCARENQLIGLRTGATYNTLNDSKNPTSGDVFSFGTQQYLSVGESSPTFNRARVGYTRFFPVNWLKIHKGCRPKRGEKADCPQAIGFQVKGGSIFGQLPPYEAFCMGGGNSVRGWHNCDLAVGRSFGEASLEYRFPIWSIVAGELFVDAGTSFDSQAKVPGKPGRLLNKAGAGYSLGTGVIVTTPVGPLRLEAASQGLSGNWRFNLGVGWKF